One window from the genome of Lysobacter helvus encodes:
- a CDS encoding H-NS family nucleoid-associated regulatory protein, translating to MSIDLNGLSAKELDALIAQAKKRRTTLVKRKPIALVRQKLTALARAEGYTVAELFGGAAPAAKKTSAPAQSTGRKSTKGYKLGKVAPKYRNPADPSQTWAGRGQQPKWMSSQIAGGKKLDDFLIK from the coding sequence ATGTCCATCGACCTCAACGGCTTGTCGGCGAAGGAACTCGACGCGCTCATCGCGCAGGCGAAGAAGCGGCGCACCACGCTGGTCAAGCGCAAGCCGATCGCGCTGGTCCGCCAGAAGCTCACCGCGCTCGCGCGCGCCGAGGGCTACACGGTCGCCGAGTTGTTCGGGGGCGCGGCGCCCGCCGCGAAGAAAACCAGCGCGCCCGCGCAGTCCACGGGCCGCAAGTCGACCAAGGGTTACAAGCTCGGCAAGGTCGCGCCGAAGTACCGCAACCCCGCGGACCCGAGCCAGACGTGGGCCGGGCGCGGGCAGCAGCCGAAGTGGATGTCCTCGCAGATCGCCGGCGGCAAGAAGCTCGACGACTTCCTGATCAAGTGA
- a CDS encoding proline--tRNA ligase, with amino-acid sequence MRLSQFHLRTVKETPADAEVISHQLMLRAGMIRKLASGLYTWSPLGLRVLRKVEAVVRDEMNRSGAIELLMPSVQPKELWEETGRWQKFGGQLLKIQDRKDAWYCYGPTHEEVITDFARNELASYKQLPVNFYQIQTKFRDEIRPRFGVMRAREFLMKDAYSFHVDEASLADEYRNMYDTYGRIFTRLGLKFRAVFADTGAIGGSASHEFHVLADSGEDAIAFSDGSDYAANVELAEAKAPGARAAASESLRKVETPTQKTCEDVAALLGIGLDRTVKSVALMGDDGFVLALVRGDHVVNEIKLSKLPGLAEYRLATEAEILEHLGSEPGFLGPVAPRKAITVVADRTVAAMHDFVVGANAAGFHIAGVNWVRDLPEPAHVADIRNVVAGDPSPDGHGTLGLARGIEVGHVFQLGQKYAEAMKCTVLDMGGKATVPYMGCYGVGVSRIVAAAIEQNHDENGIRWPEAMAPWQVAVCVINPKNDGDVAAAAETLHQDLLAAGLDAVLDDRGLRPGQMFADIELIGVPHRVVVSERGLAAGTFEYRARTASEAESLDRATLMARLGA; translated from the coding sequence ATGCGCCTGTCGCAGTTCCACCTCCGTACCGTCAAGGAAACCCCCGCCGACGCCGAAGTCATCAGCCACCAGCTGATGCTGCGCGCGGGCATGATCCGCAAGCTCGCTTCCGGCCTGTACACGTGGTCGCCGCTCGGCCTGCGCGTGCTGCGCAAGGTGGAAGCGGTGGTGCGCGACGAAATGAATCGCAGCGGCGCGATCGAACTGCTGATGCCGTCGGTGCAGCCGAAGGAACTGTGGGAAGAAACCGGGCGCTGGCAGAAGTTCGGCGGCCAGCTGCTGAAGATCCAGGACCGCAAGGACGCCTGGTACTGCTACGGCCCCACGCACGAAGAAGTGATCACCGACTTCGCGCGCAATGAACTGGCGAGCTACAAGCAGCTGCCGGTCAATTTCTACCAGATCCAGACGAAGTTCCGCGACGAGATCCGCCCGCGCTTCGGCGTGATGCGCGCGCGCGAATTCCTGATGAAGGACGCGTACTCCTTCCACGTCGACGAAGCCTCGCTCGCCGACGAATACCGCAACATGTACGACACCTACGGCCGCATCTTCACCCGCCTCGGGCTGAAGTTCCGCGCGGTGTTCGCCGACACCGGCGCGATCGGCGGCAGCGCGTCGCACGAATTCCACGTGCTCGCCGATTCCGGCGAAGACGCGATCGCGTTCTCCGACGGCTCCGATTACGCCGCCAACGTCGAACTCGCCGAAGCGAAGGCGCCGGGTGCGCGCGCCGCGGCGTCCGAATCCCTGCGCAAGGTGGAGACGCCGACGCAGAAGACGTGCGAAGACGTCGCCGCGTTGCTGGGCATCGGGCTCGATCGCACGGTGAAGTCGGTGGCGCTGATGGGCGACGACGGGTTCGTGCTCGCGCTCGTGCGCGGCGACCACGTCGTCAACGAGATCAAGTTGTCGAAGCTCCCGGGCCTGGCCGAATACCGCCTGGCCACCGAAGCGGAAATCCTCGAGCACCTCGGCAGCGAGCCGGGCTTCCTCGGCCCCGTCGCGCCGCGCAAGGCGATCACCGTCGTCGCCGACCGCACGGTCGCGGCGATGCACGACTTCGTCGTCGGCGCCAACGCCGCCGGCTTCCACATCGCCGGCGTCAACTGGGTCCGCGACCTGCCGGAACCGGCGCACGTCGCCGACATCCGCAACGTCGTCGCCGGCGATCCCTCGCCCGACGGCCACGGCACGCTGGGCCTGGCGCGCGGCATCGAGGTGGGGCACGTGTTCCAGCTCGGCCAGAAGTACGCCGAAGCGATGAAGTGCACCGTGCTCGACATGGGCGGCAAGGCCACCGTCCCGTACATGGGCTGCTACGGCGTGGGCGTCTCGCGCATCGTGGCCGCCGCAATCGAACAGAACCACGACGAGAACGGCATCCGCTGGCCCGAGGCGATGGCGCCGTGGCAGGTCGCGGTGTGCGTGATCAATCCGAAGAACGACGGCGACGTCGCGGCCGCGGCCGAAACGCTGCACCAGGACCTGCTGGCCGCCGGCCTGGACGCGGTGCTCGACGACCGCGGCCTGCGCCCGGGCCAGATGTTCGCGGACATCGAGCTGATCGGCGTGCCGCACCGGGTCGTGGTGTCCGAGCGCGGGCTTGCGGCCGGCACGTTCGAGTATCGTGCGCGCACGGCCTCCGAAGCCGAGTCGCTGGACCGCGCCACGCTGATGGCGCGCCTGGGCGCCTGA
- a CDS encoding DUF4124 domain-containing protein translates to MELRPAWILLGLAGVAALAWYAARDPSADSGPAAERRDAAIRANAEAASDAGVLYRWRDAHGVLQITDTPPKGRKYERVERDAPPAIEVHGERE, encoded by the coding sequence ATGGAACTCCGGCCGGCCTGGATCCTCCTCGGCCTGGCCGGCGTCGCCGCGCTGGCCTGGTACGCCGCGCGCGACCCGTCGGCGGACAGCGGCCCCGCCGCCGAACGCCGCGACGCCGCGATCCGGGCCAACGCCGAAGCGGCCTCCGATGCCGGCGTCCTGTATCGCTGGCGCGACGCCCACGGCGTCCTGCAGATCACCGACACCCCGCCGAAGGGCCGCAAGTACGAGCGCGTCGAACGCGACGCCCCGCCCGCCATCGAGGTCCACGGCGAGCGCGAGTGA
- a CDS encoding DUF4124 domain-containing protein: protein MNAAARTVLATCIALVGLSTMAPASAQAVYSWKDDKGVTHYSDAPPAKGAAKKRELHAPAPATAPVVAAKTEAKADGKLDEKAQAEANATAAKAQAEKLAAIRAANCKTAQSNLAMLQQTASPVGVDANGDGKIDSEYSAEQRAAQTQSMQAAVASNCAQ, encoded by the coding sequence ATGAACGCCGCAGCCCGCACCGTGCTGGCCACGTGCATCGCCCTGGTGGGCCTTTCGACGATGGCGCCCGCCTCCGCGCAGGCCGTCTACAGCTGGAAGGACGACAAGGGGGTCACCCACTATTCCGACGCGCCGCCCGCCAAGGGCGCGGCGAAGAAGCGCGAACTCCACGCGCCGGCCCCGGCCACCGCGCCCGTCGTGGCCGCGAAGACCGAGGCCAAGGCCGACGGCAAGCTGGACGAGAAGGCCCAGGCCGAAGCCAACGCCACCGCCGCGAAGGCCCAGGCCGAGAAGCTGGCCGCCATCCGCGCCGCCAACTGCAAGACCGCGCAGTCCAACCTCGCGATGCTCCAGCAGACCGCCTCGCCCGTGGGCGTGGACGCCAACGGCGACGGCAAGATCGATTCGGAATACAGCGCCGAGCAGCGCGCCGCGCAGACGCAGTCCATGCAGGCGGCCGTCGCCTCCAACTGCGCGCAGTAA
- the pssA gene encoding CDP-diacylglycerol--serine O-phosphatidyltransferase — MESTETARPRARGIYLLPNLFTTGGLFGGFFAIIAASQGKFEHACVAIFIAAILDGVDGRVARMTNTQSEFGVQYDSLADLVSFGMAPSLVMYHWALSAMKLDGAVFGKIGWLVAFLYAACAALRLARFNSQVGQVDKRWFIGLASPAAAGLMASFVWTFDDLGFSGSEMRYAAAGVTIVAGLLMVSRVRYNSFKGSGQGPRAERVPFVAMLIAVAVLIALWIDPPRVLLAATTLYALSGPVLWIRRRRIAPEPA, encoded by the coding sequence ATGGAGTCGACCGAAACGGCGCGCCCCAGGGCCCGCGGCATCTACCTGTTGCCCAACCTCTTCACCACCGGCGGCCTGTTCGGGGGGTTCTTCGCGATCATCGCCGCCTCGCAGGGGAAGTTCGAACACGCGTGCGTGGCCATCTTCATCGCGGCCATCCTCGACGGCGTGGACGGGCGCGTGGCGCGCATGACCAACACGCAGAGCGAGTTCGGCGTGCAGTACGACTCGCTGGCGGACCTCGTCAGCTTCGGCATGGCGCCCTCGCTGGTGATGTACCACTGGGCGCTGTCGGCGATGAAGCTGGATGGCGCGGTGTTCGGCAAGATCGGCTGGCTCGTCGCGTTCCTCTACGCCGCGTGCGCGGCGCTGCGCCTGGCGCGCTTCAACAGCCAGGTCGGCCAGGTGGACAAGCGCTGGTTCATCGGCCTGGCCAGTCCCGCCGCCGCGGGCCTGATGGCCAGCTTCGTGTGGACCTTCGACGACCTGGGCTTCAGCGGCAGCGAGATGCGCTACGCCGCCGCCGGTGTCACGATCGTGGCGGGCCTGCTGATGGTCAGTCGCGTGCGCTACAACAGCTTCAAGGGTTCGGGCCAGGGACCGCGCGCGGAACGCGTGCCGTTCGTGGCGATGCTCATCGCGGTCGCGGTGCTGATCGCGTTGTGGATCGATCCGCCGCGCGTGCTGCTGGCCGCGACCACCTTGTATGCACTGTCCGGGCCGGTGTTGTGGATCCGGCGCCGGCGCATCGCGCCCGAGCCCGCATGA
- the rimI gene encoding ribosomal protein S18-alanine N-acetyltransferase has product MSAVTVDRAPAPSLRPMREADLPTVIAIEQRAYAFPWTQGVFRDCLLANHPAWVLVEDGAIIGYAVLSVAADEAHVLNLCTAPEVQGRGHGRRLLRALMQLARGRGAHRVFLEVRPSNGPAIALYHDEGFNEIGRRPRYYPARDGREDALVMALELLPEE; this is encoded by the coding sequence ATGAGCGCCGTCACCGTCGATCGGGCGCCCGCGCCCAGCCTGCGCCCGATGCGCGAGGCCGACCTGCCCACGGTCATCGCGATCGAACAGCGCGCGTATGCGTTCCCGTGGACGCAGGGCGTGTTCCGCGATTGCCTGCTCGCCAACCATCCGGCGTGGGTGCTGGTGGAGGACGGCGCGATCATCGGCTACGCGGTGCTCAGCGTCGCCGCCGACGAAGCACACGTGCTGAACCTCTGCACCGCGCCCGAAGTGCAGGGCCGCGGCCACGGCCGCCGCTTGCTGCGCGCGCTGATGCAACTCGCGCGCGGCCGCGGCGCGCATCGCGTGTTCCTCGAAGTGCGCCCGTCCAACGGCCCGGCGATCGCGCTGTACCACGACGAAGGCTTCAACGAGATCGGCCGCCGCCCGCGCTACTACCCGGCGCGCGACGGTCGCGAGGATGCGTTGGTGATGGCGCTGGAGTTGTTGCCGGAGGAGTGA
- a CDS encoding alpha-ketoglutarate-dependent dioxygenase AlkB family protein, which translates to MGMQAIELPGADLAFDPDWLPGDAATDLFTRLRHGIPWESHRIRVYGREFDPPRLSCWIGDPDARYRYSGRWFEPRPWMPDLAALRDRLAAELDVPFNSVLANLYRTGRDAMGFHRDSEPELGDAPVIASISLGAERRFRLRPYAKHAVAGAHSLSIDLPHGSLLVMRGTTQRHYQHALPKTGRAVGERINLTFRRIDHSSGNNSSAITNASSRPSRAG; encoded by the coding sequence ATGGGAATGCAGGCCATCGAGCTTCCGGGCGCGGACCTGGCGTTCGACCCGGACTGGTTGCCGGGCGACGCGGCCACGGACCTGTTCACGCGCCTGCGGCACGGGATCCCGTGGGAATCGCACCGCATCCGCGTGTACGGCCGCGAGTTCGACCCGCCGCGGCTGAGTTGCTGGATCGGCGATCCCGACGCGCGCTATCGCTATTCGGGCCGCTGGTTCGAACCGCGGCCGTGGATGCCGGACCTGGCCGCGTTGCGCGACCGCCTGGCCGCCGAACTCGACGTGCCGTTCAACAGCGTGCTCGCCAACCTCTATCGCACGGGCCGCGATGCCATGGGCTTCCATCGCGATTCGGAACCCGAACTCGGCGATGCGCCGGTGATCGCGTCGATCAGCCTCGGCGCGGAACGGCGCTTCCGCCTGCGGCCGTACGCGAAGCACGCCGTCGCCGGCGCGCATTCGCTGTCGATCGATTTGCCGCACGGCAGCCTGCTGGTGATGCGGGGCACGACGCAGCGGCATTACCAGCATGCGTTGCCGAAGACGGGGCGCGCGGTGGGCGAGCGGATCAACCTGACGTTCCGCCGGATCGATCACTCCTCCGGCAACAACTCCAGCGCCATCACCAACGCATCCTCGCGACCGTCGCGCGCCGGGTAG